In one Desulfobacterales bacterium genomic region, the following are encoded:
- a CDS encoding helix-hairpin-helix domain-containing protein, which translates to MKTRFSIGFIATVILITFVSMAWAQSAEKININKATLKELQQIKGIGKTMAERIVQYREEQGPFKSPEEIMKVKGIGAKKYDTIKDKILID; encoded by the coding sequence ATGAAAACAAGATTCAGTATCGGTTTTATCGCCACGGTAATTCTTATAACCTTTGTTTCGATGGCCTGGGCCCAATCCGCTGAAAAGATAAATATTAATAAGGCAACTTTAAAAGAACTTCAACAGATTAAAGGGATTGGAAAGACCATGGCTGAGCGTATCGTGCAATACCGTGAAGAACAGGGCCCTTTCAAATCTCCAGAAGAGATCATGAAGGTGAAGGGAATCGGCGCAAAAAAATATGATACGATTAAAGACAAAATTTTAATCGACTGA